A region of Allocoleopsis franciscana PCC 7113 DNA encodes the following proteins:
- a CDS encoding CHAT domain-containing protein, with the protein MAVGVHAATSEQSSLDARRMNSGAIQTKPACAGFNPLVHVGELRFSLCSREFSEAVGEFGKPNPPAPFPIREGGARLPSPVRGGAGGGVRPLSNSPQIIAQADSQLQNGQAFYQAGQFLEAANVWKTAASSFQSKGDILNQTLVSSYLALAYQQLGQFQQAEATMSQAVALIRNQTLPESKFILAQIINNQGQLQFAQGKPEAALETWKQSQTYYQELGDRTGEIGTQLNQARALQALGFYLRARTSLEQIEASLNSQPASQLKLAGLLNLGNVLRVAGDFDASQKILEQALAAAQQLQSISDIQVALFSLANLAEAQNQPETALKFYQQAAAENSPVKLQAQIHQLELLIKLNRLRDAQNLLPLIQSQLANSSPSQTTIYAQIELAEYLFKLNPKDVTTSAQLLATAQKQAKILGNPRAQSYALGRLGQLYSKTQQWEDAKRLIQEALRLAQAIRASEIAYQWQWQMGQLLVKTGARVGAIASYTEAVNTLQSLRQDLVAVNQDVQFSFREQVEPVYRELVDLLLQSPPGAGSVSQANLQQARSTIEALQLAEIANFFREACLDTQSQSIDRIDPTAAVVYPIILRDRLEVILSLPNQPLRNYTTNLSQEQVEEAINRMRQSLRRTSFAQERLSVAQTIYSWLVQPAAADLTRQSIKTLVFVLDGSLRNVPMAALHDGKQYLIEQYRIAIAPSLELLNSQPLARTQQKALLGGLSDGNQAFSALPGVKQEVNEVSTTVPATILLDREFTTKALQTQVNTQPYSIVHLATHGQFSSKPEETFILTWDGRLDVKQLNTLLGNRDLANSPPLELLVLSACQTAKGDKRAALGLAGVAVRSGARSTLATLWTVSDESTAKFMEQFYKELFTPNITRAEAVRVAQLHLLKTPESAHPYFWAPFILVGNWL; encoded by the coding sequence ATGGCTGTTGGTGTTCATGCAGCTACAAGTGAGCAGTCATCATTGGATGCCCGCAGAATGAATTCTGGGGCTATACAAACAAAACCCGCCTGCGCGGGTTTCAATCCGTTAGTCCATGTAGGCGAACTTCGTTTTAGTTTGTGTAGCCGCGAATTCTCTGAAGCTGTTGGCGAATTCGGAAAACCTAACCCCCCAGCCCCCTTCCCTATTAGGGAAGGGGGAGCTAGACTCCCCTCTCCTGTTAGGGGAGGGGCTGGGGGAGGGGTCAGACCCCTGAGCAATTCGCCACAGATTATTGCTCAAGCCGATAGCCAGCTCCAAAACGGACAAGCTTTCTACCAAGCAGGGCAATTTTTAGAGGCAGCAAATGTGTGGAAAACAGCCGCCTCTAGCTTTCAGTCCAAAGGAGATATCCTGAATCAAACATTGGTATCCAGTTATCTTGCCTTGGCTTACCAGCAACTTGGACAATTCCAGCAAGCCGAAGCAACAATGAGTCAGGCAGTGGCGTTGATAAGGAATCAAACACTACCCGAATCCAAATTTATCCTTGCCCAAATTATCAACAACCAAGGACAACTGCAATTTGCTCAGGGAAAGCCAGAAGCCGCCTTAGAAACGTGGAAACAATCACAAACTTATTATCAGGAATTGGGCGATCGCACGGGTGAAATCGGCACCCAACTTAACCAAGCCAGAGCATTGCAAGCGTTAGGCTTTTACCTCCGCGCCAGAACTAGCTTAGAACAGATTGAAGCATCTCTCAATAGCCAACCCGCCTCTCAGCTTAAACTTGCCGGACTGCTGAATCTGGGAAACGTCCTGCGCGTGGCTGGAGATTTCGATGCCTCCCAAAAAATCCTAGAGCAGGCTTTAGCAGCAGCGCAACAACTACAATCCATTTCGGATATTCAGGTTGCTTTGTTCAGTTTGGCTAATCTTGCTGAGGCTCAAAATCAGCCCGAAACGGCACTGAAATTTTACCAGCAGGCAGCGGCAGAAAATAGTCCAGTTAAATTACAAGCTCAAATCCATCAGCTAGAGCTTTTGATTAAACTCAATCGCCTTCGAGATGCCCAAAACTTGCTACCACTCATTCAATCTCAACTGGCGAATTCATCTCCCAGCCAAACTACAATTTACGCTCAAATTGAGTTAGCCGAATATCTATTTAAACTGAATCCGAAGGACGTTACCACTTCGGCTCAACTCCTGGCTACTGCCCAAAAGCAGGCAAAAATTTTAGGAAATCCCCGTGCCCAATCCTATGCTTTGGGACGATTGGGACAACTCTACTCAAAAACACAGCAATGGGAAGATGCTAAACGCCTCATCCAAGAAGCACTTCGCTTGGCACAAGCCATTCGTGCCTCGGAGATTGCCTATCAGTGGCAGTGGCAAATGGGGCAACTACTGGTTAAGACGGGCGCTCGAGTCGGAGCGATCGCATCTTACACCGAAGCCGTCAATACCCTGCAATCCTTGCGGCAAGACTTGGTTGCCGTTAACCAAGACGTTCAGTTTTCCTTTCGGGAACAGGTTGAACCCGTTTATCGGGAATTGGTGGATTTATTATTGCAATCCCCTCCAGGGGCTGGATCTGTAAGTCAAGCCAACCTGCAACAAGCACGCTCAACCATTGAAGCACTCCAACTGGCTGAAATTGCCAATTTCTTTAGAGAAGCCTGTTTGGACACTCAATCCCAATCGATTGATCGCATCGATCCAACGGCGGCTGTGGTTTATCCGATTATCTTGCGCGATCGCTTGGAGGTTATCCTCTCCTTACCTAATCAACCGCTGCGTAACTACACAACAAATCTGTCTCAAGAACAAGTGGAAGAGGCAATCAACCGAATGCGCCAATCCCTGAGACGCACCTCCTTTGCTCAAGAACGATTATCCGTCGCTCAAACTATCTATAGCTGGTTGGTGCAACCGGCGGCGGCTGATTTAACTCGCCAGTCGATTAAAACACTGGTGTTTGTCCTGGATGGTTCCTTGCGGAATGTACCCATGGCAGCGTTGCACGATGGGAAACAGTATTTGATTGAACAATATCGAATTGCGATCGCTCCCAGCTTAGAGTTATTAAATTCTCAGCCCCTTGCCCGTACTCAACAGAAAGCCCTGCTTGGCGGACTGAGCGATGGAAATCAAGCGTTCTCTGCTTTACCAGGGGTTAAGCAGGAAGTAAACGAAGTCAGCACGACTGTCCCAGCAACCATTCTGCTTGATCGAGAATTCACTACTAAAGCCCTACAAACCCAAGTCAATACGCAGCCATACTCTATCGTCCACCTGGCAACTCATGGTCAGTTTAGCTCCAAACCAGAGGAAACATTTATCCTGACTTGGGACGGACGGCTTGATGTGAAACAATTAAATACCTTGTTAGGCAACCGAGATTTAGCTAACTCGCCACCCCTTGAACTTTTGGTACTGAGTGCTTGTCAGACGGCAAAAGGTGATAAACGCGCAGCATTAGGACTCGCTGGGGTAGCTGTGCGATCGGGTGCTCGCAGTACTCTTGCTACCCTCTGGACTGTTAGCGATGAATCGACGGCGAAGTTTATGGAACAGTTTTACAAAGAACTGTTTACCCCAAACATTACCAGGGCTGAAGCTGTACGAGTCGCTCAACTGCATTTACTAAAAACACCCGAATCCGCACATCCTTACTTCTGGGCACCCTTTATTTTGGTTGGCAATTGGCTTTAG
- a CDS encoding DUF928 domain-containing protein — translation MATSTSIFRLILVLLSLSVILTPQVTTKVWAESNATALFEPPPGRDAPRGGTAGGGSRPAGEACLSHPSAKSSSLTALVPGRHLGLTQSDRPNFFVYIPQTTAQTAEFSLFDERMNGIYQVSVPVSQAGLVSISLLDTAPSLVKDKPYYWTVALVCNPSDRTDDWVVGGWIERAEPSATLKQQLANATAVERVSIYAKQGFWYEALNTLVELQRTQPNHPVIATSWAELMKSVGLEPKGFTVPNAIAIQPME, via the coding sequence ATGGCTACTTCTACATCCATCTTCCGACTGATATTGGTCTTATTGTCATTATCAGTAATCCTGACACCTCAAGTAACAACGAAGGTCTGGGCAGAGTCCAACGCTACAGCCCTGTTTGAACCGCCTCCAGGCAGAGACGCACCCCGTGGTGGTACGGCTGGGGGTGGATCGCGTCCGGCTGGAGAAGCTTGCTTGTCTCATCCATCGGCAAAGTCCAGTTCCTTAACGGCTCTGGTTCCTGGTCGTCACCTGGGTTTAACTCAGAGCGATCGCCCAAATTTCTTTGTTTATATACCGCAGACAACAGCCCAAACAGCAGAATTCAGCCTGTTTGACGAGCGGATGAACGGTATTTACCAAGTCAGTGTTCCCGTTTCTCAAGCGGGATTAGTTAGCATTAGCTTATTGGATACTGCACCGTCGCTAGTGAAGGATAAGCCCTACTACTGGACAGTTGCTCTGGTTTGTAATCCGAGCGATCGCACGGATGATTGGGTAGTCGGGGGTTGGATTGAACGCGCTGAACCGAGTGCGACCTTAAAGCAACAATTAGCGAATGCCACAGCAGTAGAACGGGTATCTATCTATGCCAAGCAAGGATTTTGGTACGAGGCGCTGAATACATTAGTGGAACTTCAACGCACCCAACCCAATCATCCAGTTATAGCTACCAGTTGGGCGGAATTAATGAAATCGGTGGGGCTAGAGCCGAAAGGATTCACTGTGCCCAATGCGATTGCCATCCAACCTATGGAATAA
- a CDS encoding TIGR04376 family protein, with amino-acid sequence MGLFDDFNRFLEDRLEEFLRNNPHLELQALEEQLREQEEDSLRLIADLKQQQKNLQDEILAIAQDIQRWHERVEKAQSHGRQDLAQAAQEREAALLRQGNQRWGQMEGVKQRIQQSQELIRQIQTRRQEVRTKAKEVEAARASSQAQSQAETYGWNQTSSRQSYSGPDPLDDQFRRWELQEELDQMKRNLGR; translated from the coding sequence GTGGGTTTATTTGATGATTTCAATCGGTTTCTGGAAGACCGACTAGAAGAGTTTCTCCGCAATAATCCTCATCTAGAGTTACAGGCACTTGAAGAGCAGCTGCGGGAGCAGGAAGAGGACTCACTAAGGCTGATTGCAGACTTGAAGCAGCAGCAAAAAAATTTGCAAGACGAAATTTTAGCGATCGCGCAAGACATCCAGCGCTGGCATGAGCGAGTCGAAAAAGCCCAGTCTCACGGCAGACAAGATTTAGCTCAAGCCGCTCAAGAGCGAGAAGCCGCCCTTTTGCGTCAAGGTAACCAGCGCTGGGGACAGATGGAAGGCGTCAAACAGCGAATTCAACAATCTCAGGAACTGATTCGTCAGATTCAAACCCGTCGGCAGGAAGTCCGCACCAAAGCCAAAGAGGTAGAAGCGGCGCGTGCGAGTTCTCAGGCTCAGAGCCAAGCAGAAACCTATGGTTGGAACCAAACTAGCAGCCGCCAGAGCTACAGCGGCCCAGATCCGTTAGATGATCAGTTTAGGCGCTGGGAATTGCAAGAAGAGTTAGACCAGATGAAGCGGAATCTGGGGCGCTGA
- a CDS encoding adenylate/guanylate cyclase domain-containing protein — MWTKLKAQFLRRQSIGTIIIGVTGVVLALQWSGTLQLLESAVLDRWFRLRPLETGESRVIIVTIDEPDISRLGHWPMSDATLATLLEKLKQQQPTAIGLDFYRNLPVEPGHQELLKVFASTPNLIGIKKALSNASSPAVEPPPILQNRDQVAASDLVQDADGKVRRHLLSVRNRQGKTIMTLGTKLALAYLESKNIQPEVNGKDKTLIQMGKAKFRPLQENEGGYVRADVGGYQILSNFHKTRGGVPKISITDVLEDRIPANLMRGRIVLIGTVAASLNDNFYTPYTTNPHTFWSGVELHADLASQILSAALDGRQLLRGVPEPIEWFWVFLWSSVGTALGWRVRSPCWVVVVILAAGASLMGSAYLFFLGGWWVSAVSPFLSLVSAGLVSRGFVLWRQLQLSHQELKDYAQTLEAKVQERTQELGEKELFLRNIYDGVAESIFVVDVLEDGEFQYVGMNPAHEHLAGIQSSELQGKTPEQLFPPDAAAIVRQQYQTCIEAGETISYEECLPFQGQQTWWFTNLTPLRDKQERIYRIIGSSINITERKQAEAALQQAEEKYRSIFENADEGLFQTTPDGRYLSANPALARIYGYSDAEELIACLKNINQQLYVDKVRRAKFLALLQAQDRVSNFKSQVYRKDGSIIWVVENARIVRNAQGEPLYYEGSVVDITVRKVWEEALLYQQQCTDDLLYNILPVPIAQRLKLQESIIADSFDEVTVLFADLVNFTELSAQISATTLVDLLNKIFSVFDRLTQKHGLEKIKTIGDAYMVVGGLPTPRPDHAEAVVEMALDMQQEITRFKRHDGKPFHLRIGINTGSVVAGVIGTKKFAYDLWGDTVNVASRMESQGAAGGIQVTAATYELLKDKYVFEQRDAILVKGKGEMITYWLIGKKGAHPVSVKIRSGLWVSSEVKEFSEQRNPRSIER, encoded by the coding sequence ATGTGGACAAAGCTGAAAGCGCAATTTCTCCGGAGGCAGAGCATCGGGACGATTATTATCGGTGTGACGGGAGTTGTTTTAGCATTGCAATGGTCTGGAACGTTGCAATTGCTAGAATCTGCCGTTTTGGATCGATGGTTTCGCTTGCGTCCGTTAGAAACCGGGGAATCCCGTGTAATTATTGTCACCATTGACGAGCCAGATATTTCCCGATTGGGGCACTGGCCGATGTCAGATGCCACCTTAGCAACACTTCTGGAAAAGCTCAAACAGCAGCAACCGACTGCCATTGGACTGGACTTCTATCGCAATCTTCCAGTAGAACCCGGACATCAAGAATTACTTAAAGTATTTGCCTCTACCCCAAATCTAATTGGCATTAAAAAAGCACTTAGCAATGCTAGCAGTCCAGCCGTTGAGCCACCTCCCATTCTCCAAAATCGCGATCAAGTTGCCGCCAGCGACCTAGTACAGGATGCAGACGGTAAAGTTCGTCGCCACCTGTTATCCGTTCGGAATCGCCAGGGCAAAACTATCATGACTCTGGGAACTAAACTAGCTTTAGCCTATTTGGAAAGTAAAAACATTCAACCTGAAGTCAATGGTAAGGATAAAACCCTAATTCAGATGGGGAAAGCTAAGTTTCGACCGCTGCAAGAGAATGAAGGCGGTTACGTCCGCGCCGATGTAGGCGGCTATCAAATCCTGTCTAACTTTCACAAGACACGCGGGGGAGTCCCCAAAATTTCCATAACTGACGTTTTGGAAGACAGGATTCCTGCCAATCTGATGCGGGGGCGAATCGTACTGATTGGCACCGTCGCTGCAAGTCTGAATGATAACTTCTACACCCCTTACACAACCAACCCTCACACGTTTTGGTCAGGTGTCGAGCTGCACGCCGACCTCGCCAGTCAGATTTTAAGTGCAGCCCTGGATGGCAGGCAACTTCTCCGGGGCGTACCAGAACCGATAGAGTGGTTCTGGGTTTTCCTTTGGTCGAGTGTGGGCACGGCGTTAGGATGGAGAGTTCGTTCTCCCTGTTGGGTAGTTGTTGTTATCCTGGCTGCCGGTGCTAGTCTCATGGGGAGCGCCTACCTATTCTTTCTTGGGGGTTGGTGGGTGAGTGCCGTGTCGCCCTTCCTATCTCTCGTCAGTGCGGGGCTGGTGAGTCGCGGTTTCGTACTCTGGAGGCAGCTACAACTCTCTCACCAGGAGTTAAAAGACTATGCCCAAACCCTGGAAGCGAAAGTCCAAGAACGTACCCAGGAACTAGGGGAAAAAGAACTGTTTTTACGCAACATTTACGACGGGGTGGCGGAGTCCATCTTTGTCGTAGACGTTTTAGAAGATGGCGAATTTCAGTATGTTGGAATGAATCCTGCCCATGAACACTTAGCAGGCATTCAGTCAAGCGAGTTACAAGGCAAGACTCCCGAACAATTGTTTCCTCCCGATGCAGCGGCAATTGTGCGGCAGCAATACCAGACTTGCATTGAAGCTGGAGAAACGATTAGTTACGAGGAGTGCTTACCCTTCCAGGGACAACAAACTTGGTGGTTTACTAATCTAACTCCACTGCGGGACAAGCAAGAGCGTATTTATCGCATTATTGGTAGCAGCATTAATATTACAGAGCGCAAGCAGGCAGAAGCAGCACTACAGCAAGCCGAGGAGAAATATCGCAGCATCTTTGAGAACGCTGATGAAGGTTTGTTCCAGACGACACCTGATGGACGATATCTCAGTGCTAATCCAGCGCTGGCGAGAATTTACGGCTACTCCGACGCTGAAGAACTGATAGCTTGTTTGAAGAATATCAACCAGCAACTTTACGTTGACAAGGTTCGTCGAGCCAAATTTTTGGCTCTCCTGCAAGCCCAGGATCGGGTGTCGAATTTTAAGTCTCAAGTTTATCGTAAGGACGGTAGCATCATTTGGGTTGTGGAGAATGCCCGCATTGTGCGTAATGCTCAAGGGGAGCCGCTCTACTACGAAGGCAGCGTTGTGGATATCACGGTGCGAAAGGTTTGGGAAGAAGCCCTGCTTTATCAACAACAATGCACTGATGATTTGCTGTATAATATTCTACCCGTGCCAATTGCTCAGCGGCTGAAACTGCAAGAAAGCATCATCGCCGATAGTTTTGACGAAGTCACCGTTTTATTTGCTGACTTGGTTAACTTTACAGAACTTTCCGCTCAGATTTCTGCCACAACACTAGTGGATTTGCTGAACAAGATCTTTTCCGTGTTCGATCGCCTAACTCAGAAACACGGTTTAGAGAAAATCAAGACGATTGGAGATGCCTATATGGTTGTGGGTGGTCTCCCGACACCCAGACCTGATCATGCCGAGGCTGTTGTCGAGATGGCACTAGACATGCAACAGGAAATCACTCGCTTTAAGCGACATGATGGCAAACCCTTCCATCTTCGCATCGGCATCAACACAGGATCTGTGGTGGCAGGAGTGATTGGCACGAAAAAGTTTGCTTATGACTTGTGGGGCGATACTGTGAATGTGGCGTCCCGGATGGAATCACAAGGAGCAGCAGGAGGGATTCAAGTCACGGCTGCCACTTATGAGCTGTTGAAGGACAAGTATGTTTTTGAACAACGGGATGCGATCCTAGTCAAGGGTAAAGGGGAAATGATTACCTATTGGCTTATCGGGAAAAAGGGGGCGCATCCCGTTTCTGTAAAAATACGTTCGGGTTTGTGGGTGAGCTCAGAAGTAAAGGAGTTCTCAGAGCAGAGGAACCCTCGGAGCATTGAGAGATAA
- a CDS encoding two-partner secretion domain-containing protein: protein MNVPVTRTHFGAIVFITSFLFASTLSVQAQIVPDLTLPNNSVVTPNGGTLTITGGTQAGTNLFHSFEQFSVLTGQTAYFNHALNVQNIVTRVTGGQISSIDGLIQGNGSANLFLINPSGISFGSNAQLNLGGSLLASTANSIKFADGSEFSATNPQSPPLLTINVPIGLQFGSNPGSIINQSKAVAPGNLQPLPPQIPVSNNVGLAVNPGQTLALIGGDVLLNGGNLTANTGQILLGSVKSSGFVGFISTPFGLSLNYDNIQNFGNIQLSDGALINTTGLGGGKVDIRGGNVSLNGSRIYALTLGNIDGRGIDINAQTFRAEGGTQISTLTRGNGAAGAVNIRATDSVELNGIGVDPYRLFVGKYLLSGSANPFDPQVVLITGTTSMGNAGNIVIDTEKLLIDNGAVLASTTFSTGNAGNMTIRARNFDLVGSAVNSGTFAGSTGTGGDITFAGERLTVSDGAALISISRDRGASGDINIKASESVEVLRTPDGSPVATLIGSTAGGINGQAGDINIDTKRLRISEGAGISLSSGSVIGNQPLNTTGGPGGNLTLRATESVTIEGISGVLANGSRGPSFISADANAANRGGNMNISTPVLTLRNGGVITTASLGRGDAGSITINAGRVEVIGNGGQGEFNSQIQTSVGIASRVINPNATANGGSLNLNVGQLILRNGGTLNLQALGTGQAGNINVVADAIALDNQSSIDGRTASGLGANINLQASEILLRRGSRISTDAGNSNGGNITINTNTLVAVPKEDSDITANAKAGSGGRIRITAQGIFGTQFRDKLTPESDITATSDLGPEFNGTVQIDIRGIDPNRGLAELPETLTDSSNEIAETCSAQSRNNSFVVTGRGGLPPAPSEALNSTPGWIDWRVSTPRDSASSLKLRVPTLGTQETRETGSTEDFSREQSAIQNPKSKIQNPLVEATGWVKNADGTVGLVANPSAEVSSNSYYSQKCQVNRYSSQ from the coding sequence ATGAACGTGCCCGTAACACGAACTCATTTTGGCGCGATCGTATTTATCACCTCTTTTTTGTTCGCTTCTACACTTTCAGTTCAAGCGCAAATTGTACCCGATCTCACTTTACCCAACAATTCTGTTGTTACCCCCAACGGCGGTACCCTAACGATTACTGGTGGCACACAAGCAGGAACTAACCTGTTTCACAGTTTTGAGCAGTTTTCGGTTCTGACTGGACAAACGGCTTACTTTAACCATGCCTTGAACGTGCAGAACATCGTGACACGAGTTACCGGAGGGCAGATTTCCAGCATTGATGGCTTAATTCAAGGGAACGGTAGTGCTAACTTGTTTTTGATCAATCCCAGTGGAATTAGCTTTGGATCGAATGCTCAGTTAAATCTTGGTGGCTCATTGCTCGCTTCAACAGCCAATAGCATCAAATTTGCAGATGGGAGTGAATTCAGTGCCACTAATCCCCAATCGCCTCCCCTACTCACAATTAACGTGCCGATTGGCTTGCAGTTTGGCTCAAATCCTGGCAGCATCATCAATCAATCAAAGGCTGTGGCACCGGGAAATCTGCAACCCCTACCTCCGCAAATTCCCGTTTCCAACAATGTTGGTTTAGCGGTAAACCCTGGTCAAACCTTAGCCCTAATTGGCGGTGATGTTCTACTTAATGGTGGCAATTTAACAGCCAATACTGGACAAATTCTTCTGGGTAGCGTGAAGAGTTCAGGTTTTGTCGGATTCATATCCACGCCATTCGGGCTGAGTTTAAACTATGACAACATTCAGAACTTTGGCAATATTCAACTATCCGATGGAGCACTCATCAACACCACTGGATTAGGGGGTGGCAAAGTCGATATTAGAGGTGGAAATGTCAGCCTCAACGGTTCGCGAATTTATGCACTGACTTTGGGAAATATTGACGGCAGGGGGATTGATATTAACGCCCAAACATTTCGGGCTGAAGGTGGAACGCAAATCTCTACGCTGACACGAGGAAACGGTGCGGCTGGTGCTGTCAATATCCGCGCTACCGATTCAGTAGAGCTGAACGGGATTGGTGTCGATCCCTATAGGTTGTTTGTCGGTAAGTATTTGCTATCTGGATCGGCAAACCCTTTTGACCCACAAGTTGTGCTGATTACTGGCACTACTAGCATGGGAAATGCCGGAAACATTGTGATCGATACGGAAAAACTTTTGATAGACAATGGAGCAGTATTAGCTAGCACCACGTTCAGTACTGGCAACGCCGGAAATATGACCATCCGTGCCAGGAATTTCGATCTAGTCGGTTCTGCGGTCAACAGCGGCACATTTGCGGGGAGTACGGGTACGGGAGGAGATATTACCTTTGCGGGAGAACGTTTAACTGTGAGTGATGGTGCTGCTCTAATCAGCATCTCCCGCGATCGAGGAGCATCAGGGGATATTAACATTAAAGCTTCTGAATCAGTCGAAGTGTTGCGTACTCCTGATGGCAGTCCTGTAGCCACCTTAATCGGCTCAACGGCAGGCGGTATCAATGGGCAAGCCGGAGACATTAATATCGACACCAAGCGGTTGAGAATCTCTGAAGGAGCCGGAATTAGTTTATCGAGTGGCTCGGTAATTGGCAACCAACCCTTGAATACCACTGGGGGGCCGGGAGGTAATTTAACACTTAGAGCGACTGAGTCAGTAACAATAGAGGGTATTTCTGGAGTTTTGGCGAACGGAAGTCGGGGGCCAAGTTTCATCTCCGCTGATGCCAACGCGGCGAATCGGGGTGGGAATATGAACATTTCTACACCTGTACTGACTCTCCGAAATGGGGGAGTGATTACAACAGCATCTTTAGGCAGAGGAGATGCAGGAAGTATCACAATTAATGCAGGGCGTGTAGAGGTAATTGGGAATGGGGGTCAAGGTGAATTTAACAGTCAAATTCAGACTTCTGTTGGGATTGCATCTCGCGTAATCAATCCTAATGCTACGGCGAACGGCGGTTCGTTGAATCTCAATGTCGGGCAATTGATTCTTCGCAATGGGGGAACGCTCAATCTGCAAGCGTTGGGTACAGGACAGGCGGGTAACATCAACGTAGTAGCAGATGCGATCGCGCTTGACAACCAAAGCAGCATTGACGGCAGAACGGCATCCGGTTTAGGCGCAAACATTAATCTGCAAGCATCAGAAATCCTCTTACGCCGTGGGAGTCGAATTAGTACTGATGCGGGTAATTCTAATGGCGGCAATATTACGATTAACACCAATACCTTAGTAGCAGTACCTAAAGAAGATAGCGACATTACAGCCAATGCTAAAGCCGGTTCTGGAGGTCGAATTCGTATTACCGCTCAAGGTATTTTTGGCACCCAGTTTCGAGATAAACTAACCCCCGAAAGTGACATTACTGCTACTTCTGACTTAGGCCCAGAATTTAATGGCACGGTACAAATCGATATTCGAGGCATTGACCCTAATCGTGGATTAGCCGAGTTACCCGAAACTCTTACGGATTCTAGCAATGAAATTGCTGAAACCTGTTCTGCTCAATCCAGAAACAACAGCTTTGTTGTCACTGGCAGAGGAGGATTGCCACCTGCTCCTAGTGAGGCGTTGAACTCTACCCCAGGTTGGATTGATTGGCGAGTATCCACTCCTAGAGACAGTGCCTCCTCACTAAAGCTCCGGGTGCCCACCCTTGGAACTCAGGAGACAAGGGAAACAGGGAGTACAGAAGACTTTTCCCGTGAGCAATCGGCAATCCAAAATCCAAAATCTAAAATTCAAAATCCCTTGGTTGAGGCTACGGGTTGGGTAAAGAATGCAGATGGGACTGTGGGATTAGTGGCTAATCCTTCTGCTGAAGTTTCTTCTAATAGCTATTACTCACAGAAGTGTCAGGTAAATCGCTATAGCAGCCAATGA